One stretch of Cohnella algarum DNA includes these proteins:
- the recN gene encoding DNA repair protein RecN encodes MLRELSIRNLAVIEQVTVGFHRGFHVLTGETGAGKSMVIDAMGLIAGGRSSADMIRHGRDRAVIEASFDLPENHPVWATLNRFGIDANPREMLLIRREILLHGKSSARLNGQSATLSMLREVGEHLVNIHGQHEHQSLLRTDRHLEWLDQYAGDEIVPDKNAYADKYRRFRQIERERKELEESSRQQMQMLDLYRYQLEEIEEARLMPGEDESLADEKRKLSHAEKLADSVSEAYDLLYGSKGLAVLSRAIARLEDIVKVDPAKIGPLVEQLQSAYYGAEDAAYQLRGYRDQIEFNPERLAFIEERLNLLSGLKRKYGETIEDILAYRKRIQAETDKLENRDERLQQLADEQEKLERELSQLADRLTSIRRNAANKLSAIIVQELRDLQMERAIFEVKLEPVPFDATGADSAEFLLSTNPGEPPKPLSKIASGGEMSRVMLALKAIFARIDRIPVLVFDEVDTGVSGRAAQAVAEKLSLLAKHCQVFSITHLPQVACMADYQYEIAKSITDNGRTATAVRELSSQERVEELARMLGGVEVTAKTRHHAQEMLALAKRLKNA; translated from the coding sequence ATGCTTCGGGAGCTGTCTATTCGCAATTTGGCGGTAATCGAACAGGTTACCGTAGGGTTTCATCGCGGATTTCACGTGTTGACGGGAGAAACGGGCGCCGGTAAATCGATGGTCATCGATGCGATGGGGCTTATCGCCGGGGGAAGAAGTTCGGCGGACATGATTCGGCACGGGCGCGACCGCGCGGTCATCGAGGCAAGCTTCGACTTGCCGGAAAATCATCCGGTATGGGCGACGCTGAACCGATTCGGAATCGACGCGAATCCGCGCGAAATGCTGTTGATTCGCAGGGAAATTTTGCTGCACGGCAAATCTTCCGCGCGGCTGAACGGCCAAAGCGCGACGCTGTCGATGCTGCGGGAAGTCGGCGAGCATCTGGTCAATATCCACGGGCAGCACGAGCACCAATCGCTGCTGCGAACGGATCGGCATCTCGAGTGGCTGGATCAATACGCGGGAGACGAAATCGTCCCCGACAAAAACGCCTACGCCGACAAGTACCGGCGATTCCGGCAAATCGAGCGCGAGCGCAAGGAGCTCGAGGAATCGTCCCGCCAGCAAATGCAAATGCTCGACCTGTACCGGTACCAATTGGAAGAAATCGAAGAAGCCCGGCTTATGCCGGGTGAAGACGAATCCCTGGCCGACGAGAAACGCAAACTAAGCCATGCGGAAAAGCTGGCGGATTCCGTATCGGAAGCCTACGATTTGCTTTACGGTTCCAAGGGGCTTGCCGTCCTTTCGCGGGCGATCGCGCGGCTCGAGGACATCGTCAAAGTCGATCCGGCGAAAATCGGTCCGCTCGTGGAGCAGCTGCAATCGGCCTATTACGGCGCGGAAGACGCGGCGTATCAATTGCGCGGGTACCGCGACCAAATCGAATTCAATCCGGAACGGCTCGCCTTTATCGAAGAGCGGCTGAATTTGCTGAGCGGATTGAAACGCAAATACGGGGAAACGATCGAAGATATTCTGGCCTACCGGAAACGAATCCAAGCCGAAACGGACAAGCTGGAAAATCGCGACGAACGGCTTCAGCAGCTTGCGGACGAACAAGAAAAGCTCGAGCGCGAGCTGTCGCAGCTTGCCGATCGGCTGACCTCCATCCGAAGAAACGCGGCGAACAAGCTGTCGGCGATCATCGTTCAGGAGCTACGCGATTTGCAAATGGAGCGGGCGATATTCGAAGTCAAGCTGGAGCCTGTTCCGTTTGACGCCACGGGTGCCGACAGCGCCGAGTTTTTGCTGTCGACGAACCCGGGGGAGCCGCCCAAGCCGTTGTCCAAAATCGCTTCCGGCGGGGAAATGTCCCGCGTCATGCTCGCCCTCAAAGCGATTTTCGCCCGCATCGACCGGATTCCGGTGCTCGTTTTCGACGAAGTCGATACGGGCGTAAGCGGCCGTGCCGCTCAAGCCGTCGCGGAGAAATTGTCGCTGCTTGCGAAGCATTGCCAGGTTTTTTCGATCACCCATCTGCCCCAGGTGGCATGCATGGCCGATTATCAGTACGAAATCGCCAAAAGCATTACCGACAACGGAAGAACGGCAACGGCCGTGCGCGAGCTTTCCAGCCAGGAACGGGTGGAGGAACTAGCCCGAATGCTCGGCGGAGTGGAAGTAACGGCAAAAACCCGTCACCACGCTCAGGAAATGCTGGCGCTGGCTAAACGCCTAAAAAACGCGTAA
- a CDS encoding ethanolamine ammonia-lyase subunit EutB codes for MKTDITLRGTRYSFRNLKEVMAKANEEKSGDRLAGLAASDATERMAAKLAIAQLRLRDFREFPLLPPEDDEVSRLIEEGVDELVYEAVKEWTVAELREHILSHDTDSAGLLRLGQGLTSEMIAAVAKIMSNLDLIAASAKIEVITTCNTSIGQKGVLTGRAQPNHPSDRIQGIVSALFEALSYGIGDAVIGVNPVIDTSDSVRSILEATKDAMVKWRIPTQNCVLAHVTTQMKAIRQGAPADLIFQSLAGTETGNRSFGIDATLLDEADELIRASGTATGPNRWYFETGQGSELSAEAHHGIDQVTLESRCYGLARRYDPFLVNTVVGFIGPEYLYDSKQVTRAGLEDHFMGKLHGLPMGVDVCYTNHMKADQNDMENLGVLLASAGVNFLIGVAMGDDCMLNYQSLSFHDIATVRELLGLRPAPAFERWLTDNGLMKDGRLTGLAGDASFFA; via the coding sequence TTGAAAACCGACATCACGCTTAGAGGAACCCGCTATTCGTTTCGCAATTTAAAAGAAGTGATGGCAAAAGCTAACGAGGAAAAGTCCGGAGACCGCCTTGCCGGTCTTGCGGCCTCGGATGCGACAGAGCGAATGGCGGCCAAGCTGGCGATTGCGCAACTGCGGCTTCGGGATTTCCGGGAGTTTCCGCTGCTGCCGCCGGAAGACGACGAGGTGTCCCGCCTGATCGAAGAGGGGGTAGACGAACTAGTCTATGAAGCGGTCAAGGAATGGACGGTGGCGGAGCTGAGGGAACATATCTTAAGCCACGATACCGATTCCGCCGGACTTCTTCGCCTGGGGCAAGGCTTGACCAGCGAAATGATCGCGGCCGTCGCCAAAATCATGAGCAATCTGGATTTGATTGCGGCTTCCGCCAAGATCGAAGTCATCACGACGTGTAATACGAGCATCGGGCAAAAAGGAGTGCTGACCGGAAGGGCGCAGCCCAATCATCCGTCCGACCGGATTCAGGGTATCGTGTCCGCCTTGTTCGAAGCGCTCAGTTACGGGATCGGCGATGCCGTCATCGGCGTGAATCCGGTCATCGATACGTCCGACAGCGTCCGTTCGATTCTGGAAGCGACCAAGGACGCGATGGTTAAGTGGCGCATACCCACGCAGAACTGCGTGCTGGCGCACGTGACGACCCAGATGAAGGCGATCCGCCAGGGGGCGCCGGCGGATCTGATATTTCAAAGCCTGGCCGGAACGGAGACCGGCAACCGTTCGTTCGGCATCGATGCGACGTTGCTTGACGAAGCCGACGAACTGATTCGCGCAAGCGGGACGGCAACGGGGCCGAATCGGTGGTACTTCGAAACCGGGCAGGGCTCCGAGCTGTCGGCCGAAGCCCATCACGGGATCGACCAGGTGACGCTGGAATCGCGTTGCTACGGCCTCGCGAGGAGATACGATCCTTTTCTGGTCAATACGGTCGTCGGCTTTATCGGACCCGAATATTTGTACGACAGCAAGCAAGTTACAAGGGCCGGTCTCGAGGATCACTTCATGGGCAAGCTGCATGGCTTGCCGATGGGAGTCGACGTTTGCTACACGAATCATATGAAGGCCGACCAGAACGACATGGAAAATCTGGGCGTGTTGCTGGCTTCGGCGGGAGTCAACTTTTTGATCGGCGTCGCGATGGGCGACGACTGCATGCTCAACTACCAGTCACTTAGCTTTCACGACATCGCGACCGTCAGGGAGCTGCTGGGGCTTCGTCCGGCCCCGGCTTTCGAACGCTGGCTGACGGACAACGGCCTGATGAAGGACGGGCGGCTGACCGGGCTTGCCGGCGACGCTTCGTTTTTCGCTTAA
- the spoIVB gene encoding SpoIVB peptidase: MNRTASIRRKIGIVLVLFLCLAASSGPIRHYAAFPDELRLFEGQSKRLHYAMPVHAQGSLDPQVAVVNGANREHFPVDLNKPLSIESKNSGVTKLKLRLFGKIPFKTVKLQVVPDLRVVPGGQTIGVKVKSAGIMVVGHHLIRTSPETRMSPGEEAKLRLGDLIVEINGQPLNDVSKVAALAEQAGKSNVPLDLVVQRGKSRFRTQLKPAFDLEDKVWRLGLYIRDSAAGVGTLTFYAPDQGVYGALGHVITDMDTQTPIVVGDGQILQSNVLSISKSQNGEPGEKRANFVKEGKTLGSVERNTSFGIFGKMRELPDHGLHQKPVPVAFAEEVEEGPAEILTVVNGQKVEKFNIQIVHVAKQTSPATKGMVIRITDPRLLERTGGIVQGMSGSPIIQKGKLVGAVTHVFVNDPTSGYGCYIEWMLQDAGIVLQPNQTTSKAV; encoded by the coding sequence TTGAACCGAACAGCCTCCATACGACGCAAAATCGGCATCGTTCTCGTTTTATTTCTTTGTCTAGCCGCTTCCTCGGGTCCGATTCGGCATTATGCCGCTTTTCCTGACGAGCTCCGCCTGTTCGAGGGCCAATCGAAGCGGCTTCATTACGCCATGCCCGTCCATGCCCAAGGGAGCCTGGATCCTCAGGTGGCGGTCGTCAACGGCGCGAATCGGGAGCATTTCCCTGTCGATTTGAACAAACCGTTATCGATCGAGTCCAAAAACAGCGGAGTCACGAAACTGAAGCTCCGGTTGTTCGGCAAAATCCCGTTTAAGACGGTTAAGCTGCAGGTCGTGCCCGATTTGCGCGTCGTTCCTGGCGGGCAAACGATCGGAGTCAAAGTCAAATCCGCGGGCATCATGGTCGTCGGACATCATTTGATCCGCACGAGCCCGGAAACCCGGATGTCTCCCGGCGAGGAAGCGAAGCTTCGGCTCGGCGATCTGATTGTCGAGATCAACGGGCAGCCGTTAAACGACGTTTCGAAGGTGGCGGCGCTGGCCGAACAAGCCGGCAAAAGCAACGTGCCGCTCGATCTTGTCGTCCAAAGGGGCAAAAGCCGTTTCCGCACGCAGCTTAAGCCGGCGTTCGATTTGGAGGACAAGGTGTGGAGGCTCGGGCTTTACATCCGGGATTCGGCCGCCGGCGTCGGAACGCTTACGTTTTATGCGCCGGATCAAGGCGTGTACGGAGCGCTGGGCCATGTCATCACGGACATGGATACTCAAACGCCGATCGTCGTCGGCGACGGTCAAATTTTGCAATCGAACGTGCTGTCGATTTCCAAAAGCCAGAACGGCGAACCGGGCGAAAAGAGGGCCAACTTCGTAAAAGAAGGAAAAACGCTGGGAAGCGTGGAACGCAACACATCGTTCGGCATTTTCGGCAAAATGCGCGAACTTCCCGATCACGGCCTTCATCAGAAGCCGGTGCCGGTTGCTTTCGCCGAGGAAGTCGAGGAAGGTCCGGCGGAAATTTTAACGGTCGTCAACGGACAAAAAGTGGAGAAGTTCAACATTCAGATCGTTCATGTCGCCAAACAAACGTCGCCTGCAACGAAAGGCATGGTCATCCGAATTACCGACCCGCGGCTGCTTGAACGAACGGGCGGGATCGTGCAAGGGATGAGCGGAAGCCCGATTATTCAAAAAGGAAAACTGGTCGGAGCGGTAACCCACGTATTCGTTAACGATCCGACTTCGGGATACGGCTGTTATATCGAATGGATGCTGCAAGACGCCGGCATCGTCCTGCAACCGAACCAAACAACATCTAAGGCGGTTTAA
- the ahrC gene encoding transcriptional regulator AhrC/ArgR, producing MKVQRQRQIREMIGKREIETQEELVEALRNEGVHVTQATVSRDIKEMQLIKVPLEDGRYKYSMPQDQRFNPALKLKRALLDHFVQADAAENLVVVRCLPGTANTIAALIDGMDWPEVLGSIGGDDTTLLICKSKEQGPVMVKRIHEMMQ from the coding sequence ATGAAAGTTCAACGACAACGGCAAATTCGGGAAATGATCGGCAAGCGGGAAATCGAAACGCAGGAGGAATTGGTCGAAGCGCTGCGCAACGAAGGCGTTCATGTGACACAGGCGACCGTTTCCCGCGACATCAAGGAAATGCAGCTGATCAAAGTGCCCCTCGAAGACGGCCGATATAAATATTCGATGCCGCAGGATCAGCGGTTCAATCCTGCGCTGAAGCTGAAGCGGGCGCTGCTCGACCATTTCGTTCAGGCCGATGCCGCCGAAAATTTGGTAGTCGTCCGCTGCCTGCCGGGAACGGCCAACACGATCGCCGCGTTGATCGACGGCATGGACTGGCCGGAGGTGCTGGGCTCGATCGGTGGCGACGATACGACGCTATTGATCTGCAAGTCGAAGGAGCAGGGACCCGTGATGGTCAAGCGGATCCATGAAATGATGCAATAA
- the eutC gene encoding ethanolamine ammonia-lyase subunit EutC, with product MKDRNRETPESSAAGEIRSLSNPADNAALRKMKDATPARIAVGRAGSRPTTREMLNFRVDHASAVDAVYSEVPAALLDRFGLHSIQTASLSKEDYLRRPDEGRVLSAAGAEWLRENCVRRPQVQIVVSDGLSANAITANLGDVLPALYDSLTHYGLSRGTTFYVERGRVACMDPIGDALQPEALVLLIGERPGLVCSSSMSAYMCYRPCTGTLESRRNVISNIHRSGTPPVEAGAYIGAMLKAMIEQETSGVGLVMP from the coding sequence ATGAAGGACCGAAACAGGGAGACGCCGGAATCAAGCGCGGCCGGAGAAATCCGGTCCTTATCCAATCCGGCGGATAACGCGGCGTTGAGGAAAATGAAAGACGCCACGCCGGCAAGAATTGCCGTGGGGAGAGCGGGCTCAAGGCCGACGACGAGGGAAATGCTGAACTTTCGGGTGGACCACGCATCCGCCGTCGATGCGGTCTACAGCGAGGTTCCCGCCGCGCTGCTCGACCGGTTCGGCCTGCACAGCATTCAAACCGCAAGCTTATCCAAGGAGGACTACCTCCGGCGTCCGGACGAAGGCCGAGTTTTGTCTGCGGCCGGCGCCGAATGGCTGCGCGAAAATTGCGTGCGCAGGCCGCAAGTGCAAATCGTCGTAAGCGACGGGCTAAGCGCTAACGCAATTACCGCGAACCTGGGCGACGTGCTTCCCGCTTTGTACGATTCGCTGACGCATTACGGGCTGAGCCGCGGCACGACGTTTTACGTCGAAAGGGGCCGGGTGGCTTGCATGGACCCTATCGGGGACGCGCTCCAGCCGGAGGCGCTCGTATTGCTGATCGGCGAGCGCCCTGGACTCGTCTGCTCCAGCTCGATGAGCGCGTACATGTGTTACCGGCCCTGTACAGGAACGCTCGAATCCCGACGCAACGTCATCTCGAATATTCATCGGAGCGGCACGCCGCCGGTGGAGGCCGGAGCCTATATCGGGGCCATGCTGAAGGCGATGATCGAACAGGAGACGAGCGGAGTCGGACTCGTAATGCCATAA
- a CDS encoding TlyA family RNA methyltransferase translates to MNVPVKERLDVLLVELGYFESREKAKAAIMAGLVQVGTERVDKAGTKVPRDAAIVVKGAPHPYVSRGGLKLEKAIRFFGLDLKDAVMLDIGASTGGFTDCALQNGAAFVYAVDVGYNQLDWSLRQDERVRVMERTNFRHMTADQLDGPAPAFATIDVSFISLKLILPTLAELLQSGGGTVALIKPQFEAGREQVGKSGVVRDPGVHESVLIEVLAHAEKLGFRLQGLTYSPITGGEGNIEFLAYWRLEANASETLEDESSPDSVPSLVRSVVDEASNAFHRKG, encoded by the coding sequence ATGAACGTACCCGTCAAGGAACGGCTCGACGTTTTGCTTGTGGAGTTAGGCTATTTCGAAAGTCGCGAAAAGGCGAAGGCGGCGATTATGGCGGGGCTCGTTCAAGTCGGCACGGAGCGCGTCGACAAGGCGGGGACGAAGGTGCCGCGCGACGCCGCCATCGTCGTCAAAGGAGCGCCCCATCCGTATGTCAGCCGCGGGGGGCTCAAGCTCGAGAAAGCGATCCGATTTTTCGGGCTCGATTTGAAGGATGCGGTTATGCTCGACATCGGCGCCTCCACCGGAGGGTTTACCGATTGCGCGCTTCAGAACGGCGCGGCATTCGTCTACGCGGTGGATGTCGGGTACAACCAACTGGACTGGTCGCTGCGCCAGGACGAGCGGGTCCGGGTCATGGAACGGACGAATTTCCGTCATATGACCGCGGACCAGTTGGACGGGCCGGCGCCGGCATTTGCGACGATCGACGTTTCGTTCATCTCGCTGAAGCTGATTTTGCCGACGCTGGCCGAGCTGCTTCAGTCCGGCGGCGGGACGGTCGCGCTCATCAAGCCCCAATTCGAGGCAGGCCGCGAGCAAGTAGGCAAATCCGGCGTCGTCCGGGATCCGGGCGTTCACGAATCGGTGCTGATCGAAGTGCTGGCTCACGCGGAGAAGCTTGGATTTCGGCTGCAAGGGCTGACCTATTCCCCGATTACCGGGGGCGAAGGCAACATCGAATTTTTGGCCTATTGGCGGCTTGAAGCGAACGCTTCGGAAACGTTAGAGGACGAAAGTTCTCCGGATTCCGTTCCGTCGCTCGTTCGCTCGGTCGTGGACGAGGCCTCGAACGCTTTTCACCGCAAAGGTTGA
- a CDS encoding ethanolamine ammonia-lyase reactivating factor EutA gives MLCRERPFAAAKYSDDTAPAGRTELRRVEKRTVCSACRRSVRGWALLYGESNTEGVAVYISGPAYFGYEDTVALADALAAAYIRRFGKVGILIVLCELDMAKALGHALSSRCPDGPQIICIDQVDGSRGDYLDLGMPLAGGLAIPVTVKTLLFHDLPKGGSL, from the coding sequence CTGCTTTGTCGAGAACGTCCTTTTGCCGCTGCGAAATATTCCGATGACACCGCTCCGGCTGGCCGGACCGAGCTTCGCCGAGTCGAAAAACGAACGGTTTGCAGCGCTTGCCGACGAAGCGTTCGGGGGTGGGCGCTGCTTTATGGCGAGTCGAATACGGAAGGGGTGGCTGTCTATATTAGCGGCCCCGCGTATTTCGGCTATGAGGACACCGTCGCGCTCGCCGATGCGCTGGCCGCCGCTTATATCCGCCGCTTCGGCAAAGTCGGAATTCTGATCGTGCTGTGCGAGCTCGATATGGCCAAGGCGCTAGGGCATGCACTAAGCTCCCGATGTCCGGATGGTCCGCAAATTATTTGCATCGATCAAGTCGACGGCAGCCGCGGAGACTACCTGGATTTAGGGATGCCGCTTGCGGGCGGTCTGGCCATCCCGGTAACGGTGAAAACTCTGCTCTTTCACGATTTGCCGAAAGGAGGATCCCTTTGA
- a CDS encoding ANTAR domain-containing protein — MAYTALAACGPDLTSILKDWIPSDCRLDHEAVRGEAVVERAHADRPDLIILDMDWLEKDALKAAELIGKFTDSAVLLLAGERQKHEVREAAKRGKAAYAIKPERGGELAAAIESALFYRRRLQVLIQKFEKLRFLLQQNKEIERAKAKLMKQLRITEDEAHRMLLRTSMSTGISKHRLAGKMVHET; from the coding sequence GTGGCGTACACAGCGCTAGCGGCATGCGGGCCCGACTTGACTTCCATACTCAAAGACTGGATACCCTCCGATTGCCGACTTGATCATGAAGCAGTTAGGGGTGAGGCCGTTGTGGAAAGGGCACATGCTGATCGACCGGATTTGATTATTCTGGATATGGATTGGTTGGAAAAAGATGCGCTCAAGGCCGCCGAATTGATCGGGAAGTTTACCGATAGCGCTGTTCTTCTCCTGGCCGGTGAGCGGCAGAAGCACGAGGTTCGCGAAGCCGCAAAGAGAGGGAAGGCGGCCTATGCGATCAAGCCGGAAAGAGGCGGAGAGCTTGCGGCCGCCATCGAAAGCGCCTTGTTTTATCGCCGCAGGCTGCAGGTTTTGATCCAAAAATTCGAGAAACTGCGCTTTCTGCTTCAACAAAATAAAGAGATAGAGCGCGCGAAAGCAAAGTTGATGAAGCAGTTGAGGATTACGGAAGACGAGGCTCATCGGATGCTGCTGCGAACGAGCATGTCCACGGGGATATCCAAACATCGGCTGGCGGGGAAGATGGTTCATGAAACGTAG
- the spo0A gene encoding sporulation transcription factor Spo0A has translation MQRIEVFLADDNREFTNLLSDYIEEQDDMTVIGVAYNGEEVIRQLEENRLVPDVMILDIIMPHLDGLGVLEKLRDMNLSPMPKIIMLTAFGQENITQRAVQLGASYYILKPFDMDVLANRIRQLAGYSAVSAPVSTSSIASVARSNIVPIGKPKNLDANITSIIHEIGVPAHIKGYQYLREAITMVYNNIEILGAITKTLYPAIAEKFKTTPSRVERAIRHAIEVAWTRGNIDSISHLFGYTINISKSKPTNSEFIAMVADKLRIEHKVS, from the coding sequence TTGCAGCGGATCGAAGTATTTCTGGCTGACGACAACCGAGAATTTACGAATTTGTTGTCCGATTACATTGAAGAGCAGGATGACATGACGGTCATCGGGGTGGCGTACAACGGAGAAGAAGTCATCCGCCAATTGGAAGAAAATCGTCTCGTACCCGATGTGATGATTCTCGATATCATCATGCCGCACTTGGACGGACTAGGCGTGCTTGAAAAGCTTCGGGATATGAATTTGTCTCCGATGCCGAAGATTATTATGCTTACGGCGTTTGGGCAGGAGAACATCACGCAGCGAGCGGTTCAACTTGGGGCTTCCTACTACATATTAAAACCGTTCGACATGGATGTGCTCGCCAATCGAATTCGTCAACTGGCCGGATATTCGGCCGTCTCGGCTCCGGTATCGACGTCCTCGATCGCCAGCGTGGCGCGTTCGAACATCGTGCCGATCGGCAAACCGAAAAACCTCGACGCCAACATTACGAGCATCATTCACGAAATCGGCGTACCCGCTCATATTAAAGGGTATCAATATTTGCGCGAAGCGATTACGATGGTGTACAACAACATCGAAATCCTCGGCGCGATTACGAAGACGCTGTACCCGGCGATCGCCGAAAAATTCAAAACGACGCCGTCCCGCGTCGAACGCGCGATTCGCCACGCGATCGAAGTCGCCTGGACGCGCGGCAACATCGACAGCATCAGCCACCTGTTCGGCTACACGATCAATATCAGCAAATCGAAGCCGACAAACAGCGAGTTCATCGCGATGGTGGCGGATAAGCTGCGGATCGAGCATAAGGTGAGCTAA
- a CDS encoding acetamidase/formamidase family protein, giving the protein MLETIQDTHIYSFSKDHVPALTVRSGTVVRFHTLDCFSGAISSPGQTVEGIDYSRINPAAGPVRIEEAKPGDVLKVEILDIGLDGQGVVTSIPGIGTLEHTAQSAVRTVPIRNGKALFADGIELPIRPMIGVIGTAPAEGEIPCGHPGPHGGNLDANVLTSGAVLYLPVRAKGALFALGDLHAAMGDGEICGVGIEIAGYADVRLTVLKTASAPEWPIAIKDGSWYAIASNHELLTAVRLAAETMQKLIVQEWSLSKTDAYMLMGVAGDVQINQCCKPCAVESVVRFRMPQLEDRPTLFREG; this is encoded by the coding sequence TTGCTCGAAACGATTCAAGATACCCATATTTACAGCTTTTCCAAGGACCATGTCCCCGCATTGACGGTTCGAAGCGGAACCGTCGTTCGGTTTCATACGCTGGATTGCTTTTCCGGTGCGATTTCTTCCCCCGGCCAAACCGTCGAAGGGATCGATTATTCCCGAATCAATCCGGCCGCGGGCCCCGTCCGTATCGAAGAAGCCAAGCCGGGAGACGTGTTGAAGGTCGAGATCTTGGATATCGGTCTTGACGGCCAAGGCGTCGTTACTTCCATCCCCGGCATCGGAACGCTGGAGCACACTGCGCAAAGCGCTGTCCGAACGGTGCCGATTCGTAACGGGAAAGCCCTTTTTGCGGACGGAATCGAGCTGCCAATCCGGCCGATGATCGGGGTGATCGGGACGGCGCCCGCAGAGGGGGAAATCCCGTGCGGCCATCCCGGTCCCCATGGGGGCAATTTGGATGCGAACGTCCTGACGTCCGGCGCGGTATTGTATTTGCCGGTTCGCGCGAAGGGCGCCCTGTTCGCCTTAGGGGATTTGCACGCCGCGATGGGAGACGGCGAAATTTGCGGCGTCGGCATCGAGATTGCCGGTTACGCGGACGTCCGGCTGACGGTGCTTAAAACCGCGTCGGCGCCGGAATGGCCGATCGCGATCAAGGACGGATCATGGTACGCCATCGCGTCCAATCACGAGCTGCTGACGGCCGTCCGGCTGGCGGCGGAAACGATGCAGAAACTGATCGTACAGGAATGGTCGCTTTCGAAAACGGATGCGTACATGCTGATGGGAGTGGCCGGGGACGTGCAGATCAATCAATGCTGCAAGCCTTGCGCCGTCGAGTCGGTCGTCCGCTTCCGCATGCCGCAGCTTGAGGATAGGCCAACCTTATTCCGGGAGGGGTAA